In one window of Demequina sp. NBRC 110054 DNA:
- the murD gene encoding UDP-N-acetylmuramoyl-L-alanine--D-glutamate ligase — MSIAGLRVLILGVGVAGTSAAQACREDGAEAVTVDANGHGDHRDLSEVDLSSFDVVMASAAFAPHSPAIRACEQAGLPIWSEMEFAWRVRRPGIPWVLVTGTNGKTTTTQMVGAIAEAGGLDVAVCGNMGIPVIASAREQHDLVAVEIASLQLHFTETLSPHAAVCLNADDDHTDWHGSLEAYRADKARVFRHVQVACVYPSADARVERMVEDAEVVDGCRAIGVSLGAPAPSQLGVVEGLLVDRAFVEDRRRQAAEIGELQDLEHLVAGAVPPYLVTNALSAAALARAVGVPPEAVSAGLRGFALDQHRTAFVRDLDGVQYVDDSKATNAHAAIAAFGGMSPGSVVWIAGGQPKGQEFSELVREVGDRLKAVVLIGEDPEPLLSALAGHAPDIPVSRIEPGDTVMARAVIAARSFATAGDTVLLSPACASFDQFASYADRGEAFARAAEALT; from the coding sequence GTGAGCATCGCCGGGCTGAGGGTGCTGATCCTCGGTGTCGGCGTCGCGGGGACGTCGGCGGCGCAGGCGTGCCGCGAGGACGGCGCGGAGGCGGTGACCGTCGACGCGAACGGTCACGGCGACCACCGCGACCTCTCCGAGGTCGACCTGTCGAGCTTCGACGTCGTGATGGCGTCGGCGGCCTTCGCCCCGCACTCGCCGGCCATCCGCGCATGCGAGCAGGCCGGGCTGCCGATCTGGTCCGAGATGGAGTTCGCGTGGCGCGTGCGCCGTCCCGGCATCCCGTGGGTGCTCGTGACCGGCACCAACGGCAAGACGACCACGACCCAGATGGTGGGCGCGATCGCCGAGGCCGGCGGTCTCGATGTCGCCGTGTGCGGCAACATGGGGATCCCCGTCATCGCCTCGGCGCGCGAGCAGCACGACCTCGTCGCGGTCGAGATCGCGAGTCTCCAGCTGCACTTCACCGAGACGCTCTCGCCGCACGCCGCCGTGTGCCTCAACGCCGACGACGACCACACCGACTGGCACGGCTCGCTCGAGGCGTACCGCGCTGACAAGGCGCGCGTGTTCCGCCACGTCCAGGTCGCGTGCGTGTACCCGAGCGCTGACGCGCGGGTGGAGAGGATGGTCGAGGACGCCGAGGTCGTCGACGGCTGCCGCGCGATCGGCGTCTCGCTCGGCGCTCCCGCGCCCAGCCAGCTCGGCGTCGTCGAGGGCCTGCTCGTCGACCGCGCGTTCGTCGAGGACCGTCGCCGCCAGGCCGCGGAGATCGGCGAGCTCCAGGACCTCGAGCACCTCGTGGCGGGCGCCGTGCCCCCGTACCTCGTCACGAACGCGCTGTCCGCGGCCGCGCTCGCCAGGGCGGTGGGCGTCCCGCCCGAGGCGGTGAGCGCCGGGCTGCGTGGCTTCGCCCTCGACCAGCACCGCACGGCGTTCGTGCGCGACCTCGACGGCGTGCAGTACGTCGACGACTCGAAGGCGACCAACGCGCACGCGGCGATCGCCGCTTTCGGCGGGATGAGCCCCGGCTCGGTCGTGTGGATCGCGGGCGGTCAGCCCAAGGGCCAGGAGTTCTCCGAGCTCGTGCGGGAGGTCGGCGACAGGCTCAAGGCCGTGGTCCTCATCGGCGAGGACCCCGAGCCGCTCCTGTCGGCCCTCGCGGGACACGCGCCCGATATACCCGTATCGCGGATCGAACCGGGGGACACTGTGATGGCGAGGGCGGTCATCGCCGCTCGCTCGTTCGCCACCGCGGGCGACACGGTCCTGCTGTCTCCCGCGTGCGCGTCGTTCGACCAGTTCGCGAGCTACGCGGATCGAGGAGAGGCCTTCGCCCGGGCGGCGGAGGCGCTGACATAG
- a CDS encoding DivIVA domain-containing protein, with the protein MALLTAEDVLNKAFSKTKYREGFDQDEVDDFLDEVAHTISVLAAERDDLQQRLAAAQSGAAPAPEAAPAEPESLLAAATDPSQAGGPEMVAMAQKLQDEYVRAGEEERDRIVEEARAKADELLRQADTDSAARMDQLAQERSAVESKIDDLRRFERDYRARLKTYLENLLGDLDHGTAPTGVAASGPAAAPAANVAGLEAAVAAAALEEAAVGVGEDTIPADDETEAEPAMDAEAEAEPETFADEVTEEPAAEEAPVEEYAPAAEEPEAAPSPFGGFAPYGQSVQEASAEEAPVAEFAPAAAEPEEEPVAEESAAPAWSAAMPTFSAEQPDDEPAAPAEAEQPEPYQPRMFATPEASAPSPEAPAAPARASLFGAPAAEPEVAPYTPQSFAAPQQESPAAPEPAYSEPPRYEAPTQTTPMWAPTTSSIPQAASTEPAEPAAADTEAEEAAAPKPDIYDIRSIFGDVTPRNENG; encoded by the coding sequence ATGGCTTTGCTGACAGCAGAGGACGTGCTGAACAAGGCATTCTCCAAGACGAAGTACCGCGAGGGCTTCGACCAGGACGAGGTCGACGACTTCCTCGACGAGGTGGCGCACACGATCTCCGTGCTCGCCGCCGAGCGGGACGATCTTCAGCAGCGCCTGGCCGCGGCGCAGTCCGGCGCGGCACCCGCGCCTGAGGCGGCGCCCGCCGAGCCTGAGTCGCTGCTCGCCGCCGCGACCGACCCGTCGCAGGCCGGCGGACCCGAGATGGTCGCGATGGCCCAGAAGCTGCAGGACGAGTACGTCCGTGCCGGCGAGGAGGAGCGCGACCGCATCGTCGAGGAGGCGCGTGCGAAGGCCGACGAGCTGCTCCGCCAGGCCGACACGGACTCGGCGGCGCGCATGGACCAGCTGGCGCAGGAGCGCTCGGCGGTCGAGAGCAAGATCGACGACCTGCGCCGCTTCGAGCGTGACTACCGCGCCCGTCTCAAGACGTACCTCGAGAACCTTCTCGGCGACCTCGACCACGGCACCGCCCCCACGGGCGTCGCCGCATCCGGTCCGGCCGCCGCGCCCGCCGCGAACGTGGCCGGGCTCGAGGCGGCCGTCGCTGCCGCAGCGCTTGAGGAGGCCGCGGTCGGAGTCGGCGAGGACACGATCCCCGCGGACGACGAGACCGAGGCCGAGCCGGCGATGGATGCAGAGGCCGAGGCCGAGCCCGAGACCTTCGCCGACGAGGTGACGGAGGAGCCCGCTGCCGAGGAGGCTCCCGTCGAGGAGTACGCCCCCGCCGCGGAGGAGCCCGAGGCCGCACCGTCTCCCTTCGGAGGCTTCGCACCGTACGGCCAGTCGGTCCAGGAGGCCTCCGCCGAGGAGGCTCCCGTCGCCGAGTTCGCTCCTGCTGCTGCTGAGCCGGAGGAGGAGCCCGTCGCGGAGGAGTCTGCGGCGCCGGCCTGGTCCGCAGCGATGCCGACGTTCAGCGCGGAGCAGCCCGACGACGAGCCCGCAGCTCCCGCCGAGGCCGAGCAGCCTGAGCCCTACCAGCCGCGCATGTTCGCGACGCCGGAGGCATCCGCGCCCTCGCCCGAGGCCCCTGCCGCCCCGGCGCGCGCGTCGCTGTTCGGCGCCCCTGCCGCCGAGCCGGAGGTGGCGCCCTACACGCCGCAGTCCTTCGCCGCGCCGCAGCAGGAGAGCCCTGCCGCACCTGAGCCCGCGTACTCCGAGCCGCCGCGCTACGAGGCGCCCACGCAGACGACCCCGATGTGGGCTCCCACCACGTCGTCCATCCCGCAGGCCGCCTCGACTGAGCCGGCCGAGCCTGCGGCGGCCGACACGGAGGCGGAGGAGGCCGCGGCTCCCAAGCCCGACATCTACGACATCCGGTCGATCTTCGGCGACGTGACGCCGCGGAACGAGAACGGCTGA
- a CDS encoding polyphenol oxidase family protein, with protein MLDAGLPVRAFFTDRRGGHSAAPYDTLNVALHVDDDPDAVAHNRVVVSEAAGALVTFLEADHGITVARIDEPTPRPPKADVLLTTTPGIALAAIAADCVPLLLNDPQTGAVAAVHSGREGLYRGVVDSAIAAMLDLRPSGAGAAGIRAAIGPAICGACYEVPENLRARVGRRHPVAVASTSWGTPSLDIPRAIETRLTELGVGPVLRHRHCTFEDTRWFSHRRDARTGRHAGVIVCEGPVGVSVPAPEDAAT; from the coding sequence GTGCTCGATGCCGGGCTGCCCGTCAGAGCCTTCTTCACCGACAGGCGAGGAGGGCACTCGGCGGCTCCCTACGACACTCTCAACGTCGCGCTTCACGTCGACGACGACCCGGACGCGGTCGCGCACAACCGAGTCGTGGTGTCGGAGGCCGCCGGCGCGCTCGTGACGTTCCTGGAGGCGGATCATGGCATCACGGTCGCGAGGATCGACGAGCCCACCCCGAGACCGCCCAAGGCGGATGTGCTGCTCACGACGACGCCGGGGATCGCGCTCGCCGCGATCGCCGCGGACTGCGTGCCGCTGCTCCTGAACGACCCGCAGACAGGCGCCGTCGCCGCGGTGCACTCGGGCCGGGAGGGGCTCTATCGCGGCGTCGTCGATTCCGCGATAGCGGCCATGCTCGACCTGCGCCCGAGCGGTGCCGGTGCGGCCGGGATCCGTGCCGCGATCGGGCCCGCCATCTGTGGCGCGTGCTACGAGGTCCCCGAGAACCTGCGCGCCCGCGTGGGAAGGCGGCATCCGGTCGCCGTGGCCTCGACGTCGTGGGGCACCCCCTCGCTCGACATCCCGCGGGCGATCGAGACGCGGCTCACCGAGCTGGGGGTGGGCCCCGTGCTGCGCCACCGGCACTGCACGTTCGAGGACACGCGGTGGTTCTCGCACCGCAGGGACGCGCGCACGGGCCGCCACGCTGGAGTCATCGTGTGCGAGGGCCCTGTCGGCGTGTCGGTCCCGGCACCCGAGGACGCCGCGACCTAA
- a CDS encoding cell division protein FtsQ/DivIB, with translation MSVAPQATRRQGAATGTIDRTEVTRSRESATPAAKATGEHEVADGAARAAGEQQAADPSIWVARASQTFDRVTLRMQERLAERRAVERRVLWRRWGIRAAIALGVVAVVWAVMMSPLLRFDASAVEVSGAGRYVDGDAVEAAIAAQDGDSLLLVDTGALVESLEEIRGVASASVVRLWPTTLRVEIESRVPVAAVPRDGGGYVIVDDEAQTVSTVKNAPKRLPIVTVPLGEGSDRVLQAVLGVIDELPVDLRSQVESIEAETEDSVSFTLRDGPRVEWGSVEDSATKAQVLSVLLDSDKASSAEVIDVSAPSLPITRDE, from the coding sequence ATGTCGGTGGCGCCGCAGGCGACGCGCCGTCAGGGCGCGGCGACCGGGACCATCGATCGCACCGAAGTCACGAGGTCCCGCGAGAGCGCGACGCCGGCCGCGAAGGCGACCGGTGAGCACGAGGTCGCCGATGGGGCCGCGCGAGCGGCCGGCGAGCAGCAGGCCGCCGACCCGAGCATCTGGGTCGCCAGGGCCTCCCAAACCTTCGACCGCGTGACCCTGCGCATGCAGGAACGCCTCGCGGAGCGCCGTGCCGTCGAACGGCGCGTGCTGTGGCGGCGGTGGGGCATCCGCGCGGCGATCGCGCTCGGCGTGGTCGCGGTCGTGTGGGCGGTGATGATGTCGCCGCTGCTGCGCTTCGACGCGTCGGCGGTGGAGGTCTCGGGCGCGGGCAGGTACGTGGACGGCGACGCCGTCGAGGCCGCCATCGCGGCGCAGGACGGCGACTCGCTGCTCCTCGTGGACACGGGCGCGCTCGTGGAGAGCCTCGAGGAGATCCGGGGAGTCGCCTCGGCGAGCGTCGTGAGGCTGTGGCCGACCACGCTCCGGGTCGAGATCGAATCTCGCGTCCCGGTCGCCGCGGTTCCGCGGGACGGCGGCGGCTACGTCATCGTGGATGACGAGGCGCAGACCGTGTCGACGGTCAAGAACGCCCCCAAGAGGCTGCCGATCGTGACCGTGCCGCTCGGGGAGGGGAGCGACCGGGTGCTCCAGGCGGTGCTCGGCGTGATCGACGAGCTCCCCGTCGACCTGCGATCTCAGGTCGAGAGCATCGAGGCGGAGACCGAGGACTCGGTGAGCTTCACCCTGCGCGACGGGCCGCGCGTGGAGTGGGGGAGCGTTGAGGACTCTGCCACGAAGGCTCAGGTGCTGTCGGTGCTGCTCGACTCGGACAAGGCCTCCTCGGCGGAGGTGATCGACGTCTCCGCGCCGAGCCTGCCGATCACTCGCGACGAGTGA
- a CDS encoding YggT family protein, whose product MTIIFGLLQFVVFLFLMFLLGRVVLSWVSVLARDWRPTGVAAVIVESVYSVTDPPIKLLRSLIPPITIGQIRLDLAVIILFFVCYFLMLALSFLST is encoded by the coding sequence GTGACAATCATCTTCGGTCTGCTCCAGTTCGTCGTCTTCCTGTTCTTGATGTTCCTTCTGGGACGCGTGGTGCTGAGCTGGGTGTCGGTGCTCGCCCGGGACTGGCGACCCACCGGAGTCGCCGCGGTCATCGTCGAATCGGTGTACAGCGTGACCGACCCGCCCATCAAGCTCCTGCGGTCGCTCATCCCGCCGATCACGATCGGGCAGATCCGTCTGGACCTGGCCGTGATCATCCTGTTCTTCGTGTGCTACTTCCTCATGTTGGCGCTCTCGTTCCTGAGCACATAA
- the murC gene encoding UDP-N-acetylmuramate--L-alanine ligase has product MTDRIHFIGVGGSGMSAVARLTAATGVEVSGTDAKESAYFLALKGAGMDVRIGHDAALVEGAAAVVISTAVRETNVELARARELGIPVVHRSEALANALAGQRLVGVAGSHGKTTTSALTAHVLHACGIDASYAVGARVLGIEGAVAGGYAGSSGVGVVEADESDGSFLRYHPEVAIILNIEPDHLDHHGTVEALHQAFEDFAREASLLVACVDDPVVRGIAERLRSEGRDVVGYGESPDADVRVTADGLVRGADTYAIAPALPGAHQRLNAAAAWAAAVHLGVDPVEAADAVATFGGTGRRFELRGEAGGVRVIDDYAHHPTEVAAMLEGARASGAGHLVVLFQPALFTRTQLHAAAFGQALSVADADVVLTEVHGDREDPIPGVSSQLIADGATMPEGSTLTLVPSLVDAAAEAARLAKPGDLVLTVGSGPVTQAAGWILDALRKGEGRGPDA; this is encoded by the coding sequence GTGACGGACAGGATCCACTTCATCGGCGTGGGCGGCTCAGGCATGTCCGCCGTCGCCCGCCTCACCGCGGCGACGGGCGTCGAGGTGTCGGGCACCGACGCGAAGGAGAGCGCCTACTTCCTCGCGCTCAAGGGCGCCGGCATGGACGTGCGGATCGGGCACGACGCCGCGCTCGTCGAGGGGGCGGCCGCCGTCGTGATCTCGACCGCGGTGCGCGAGACCAACGTCGAGCTCGCGCGAGCGCGTGAGCTCGGGATCCCGGTGGTGCACCGCTCCGAGGCCCTCGCCAACGCGCTCGCGGGGCAGCGCCTCGTGGGCGTCGCGGGCTCGCATGGCAAGACCACGACGTCCGCGCTCACCGCTCACGTGCTCCACGCCTGTGGGATCGACGCGAGCTACGCCGTGGGTGCGCGCGTGCTGGGCATCGAGGGCGCCGTCGCGGGCGGCTACGCGGGCTCGAGCGGCGTCGGGGTCGTCGAGGCGGACGAGTCCGACGGCTCGTTCCTTCGCTACCACCCCGAGGTCGCGATCATCCTCAACATCGAGCCGGACCACCTGGACCACCACGGCACGGTCGAGGCGCTGCACCAGGCATTCGAGGACTTCGCGCGCGAGGCGAGCCTGCTGGTCGCGTGCGTCGACGACCCTGTGGTGCGGGGCATCGCCGAGCGGCTGCGCTCCGAGGGCCGCGACGTCGTGGGCTACGGCGAGTCTCCCGACGCCGACGTGCGGGTCACCGCCGACGGGCTGGTGCGCGGAGCCGACACGTATGCGATCGCGCCCGCGCTGCCCGGCGCTCACCAGAGACTCAACGCGGCGGCAGCATGGGCCGCCGCCGTCCACCTGGGAGTGGACCCTGTCGAGGCCGCCGATGCGGTCGCGACGTTCGGAGGCACGGGCCGCAGGTTCGAGCTGCGCGGCGAGGCAGGCGGGGTGCGCGTGATCGACGACTACGCGCACCACCCGACCGAGGTCGCGGCGATGCTCGAGGGCGCGCGCGCCTCGGGGGCCGGACACCTCGTCGTGCTGTTCCAGCCGGCCCTGTTCACCCGCACCCAGCTGCACGCCGCGGCGTTCGGCCAGGCGCTGTCGGTCGCCGACGCCGACGTCGTGCTCACCGAGGTGCACGGTGACAGGGAGGACCCGATCCCCGGAGTCTCGTCGCAGCTCATCGCCGACGGCGCCACGATGCCAGAGGGGTCGACGCTCACGCTCGTACCGTCCCTCGTCGACGCGGCTGCGGAGGCGGCGCGTCTCGCGAAGCCGGGCGATCTCGTGCTCACGGTCGGTTCCGGTCCCGTGACCCAGGCCGCTGGATGGATCCTCGACGCCCTGCGGAAGGGCGAGGGCCGGGGCCCGGATGCCTGA
- a CDS encoding FtsW/RodA/SpoVE family cell cycle protein, whose product MTATADRRKAAPAPTGSPVVTYYLLAAATGILLLIGLAVVLSSSSITSTFTSGGNPWGAFIVQVAAMLIGLVVLIFGSRLSIVQWKAFTPLVFYGSLGLLIFVQLAGTAVNGNRNWIRIAGFSLQPSEFAKLGLALFLGLVLAQRRKELHTLKGMLLPGGVAALAVIGLVLAGGDMGTAMVIGMVVAAAYWIAGVPARFFVMAALAAVPFVIWLLTQGSTRSARISSWLSGETDTVGVGLQQTRGTWALASGGIWGLGPGNSREKWGYLPESENDFIYAIIGEEWGLIGTVTVLIAFAMILIAVSRLVRRHRDPFVQIASGAIGAWIVGQAFLNIAVVLELLPVFGVPLPLLSSGGSSMIASLAALGVLMAFARREPGAQEAFAARPSMIRRSIAVVSRGRRG is encoded by the coding sequence GTGACCGCGACGGCAGACCGCCGCAAGGCCGCCCCCGCGCCGACGGGCTCGCCCGTCGTCACGTACTACCTGCTCGCCGCTGCCACCGGCATCCTGCTGCTCATCGGCCTCGCGGTCGTGCTGTCGAGCTCGTCGATCACGTCGACGTTCACCTCCGGCGGGAACCCGTGGGGCGCGTTCATCGTGCAGGTCGCGGCGATGCTCATCGGCCTCGTGGTGCTGATCTTCGGGTCGCGGCTGTCGATCGTGCAGTGGAAGGCGTTCACGCCGCTCGTCTTCTACGGGTCGCTCGGGCTGCTCATCTTCGTCCAGCTCGCCGGCACCGCGGTCAACGGCAACAGGAACTGGATCAGGATCGCGGGCTTCTCCCTGCAGCCGTCCGAGTTCGCGAAGCTCGGGCTCGCGCTGTTCCTCGGCCTCGTACTTGCGCAGCGCCGCAAGGAGCTCCACACGCTCAAGGGGATGCTGCTCCCTGGCGGCGTCGCCGCGCTCGCGGTGATCGGCCTCGTCCTCGCCGGAGGGGACATGGGCACGGCGATGGTGATCGGCATGGTCGTCGCCGCCGCGTACTGGATCGCCGGAGTGCCCGCGCGGTTCTTCGTGATGGCAGCGCTTGCCGCGGTGCCGTTCGTCATCTGGCTGCTCACCCAGGGATCGACCAGGTCGGCCCGCATCTCGTCGTGGCTGTCGGGGGAGACCGACACCGTCGGCGTGGGCCTGCAGCAGACCCGCGGCACCTGGGCACTCGCCTCGGGCGGCATCTGGGGCCTGGGGCCCGGCAACAGCCGCGAGAAGTGGGGCTACCTGCCGGAGTCCGAGAACGACTTCATCTACGCGATCATCGGCGAGGAATGGGGCCTCATCGGCACCGTGACGGTGCTCATCGCGTTCGCCATGATCCTCATCGCGGTCTCACGCCTCGTGCGCCGCCACCGCGATCCTTTCGTGCAGATCGCCTCGGGCGCGATCGGCGCCTGGATCGTGGGGCAAGCCTTCCTCAACATCGCGGTCGTGCTCGAGCTGCTGCCGGTCTTCGGCGTGCCGCTGCCGCTGCTGTCCTCGGGCGGATCGTCGATGATCGCCTCCCTCGCCGCGCTCGGCGTGCTCATGGCGTTCGCGCGCCGAGAACCCGGCGCGCAGGAGGCCTTCGCGGCCCGGCCGTCGATGATCCGCCGCTCCATCGCGGTCGTCTCGAGGGGGCGTCGTGGGTGA
- a CDS encoding TraR/DksA C4-type zinc finger protein yields the protein MTSTDVTIIEIDPDDIKAASVKTLPVREGDEAWKVGELRDIVTLLNSDVARLLEEFRDTELELDDLLHTSEGAGDDQADAGSTALEREQEMSIVNNTRDMLEQSVDALRRIKAGTFGACQVCGNGIGKARLQAFPRATHCVTCKQREERR from the coding sequence ATGACCAGCACGGACGTGACGATCATCGAGATCGACCCGGACGACATCAAGGCGGCGTCAGTGAAGACGTTGCCGGTGCGTGAGGGTGACGAGGCTTGGAAGGTCGGCGAGCTCAGGGACATCGTGACGCTGCTCAACTCCGACGTCGCTCGGCTGCTCGAGGAGTTCCGCGACACGGAGCTCGAGCTCGACGATCTGCTGCACACCTCGGAGGGCGCGGGAGACGACCAGGCCGACGCCGGTTCGACCGCGCTCGAGCGCGAGCAGGAGATGTCGATCGTCAACAACACGCGTGACATGCTCGAGCAGAGCGTCGACGCGTTGCGTCGCATCAAGGCGGGCACCTTCGGCGCGTGCCAGGTGTGCGGCAACGGCATCGGCAAGGCGCGCCTGCAGGCGTTCCCCCGGGCGACCCACTGCGTCACCTGCAAGCAGCGCGAGGAGCGTCGTTGA
- a CDS encoding glycosyltransferase, producing MMPGLANKLGARWAAAVATTFPSTPLKGAVVTGLPLRAQIGELAPILLDDDARKEAQAAARKALGWPADASVLLVTGGSSGAASLNAATVGAAERLTAHGVHVIHLTGIGKADDALRVRGGMSASHREMYKVEEYAHDMAAMLSAADAVVARSGAGMVCELTALAIPALYVPLPHGNGEQGLNAGPAVDAGAATMIRDADLTPASIEMAAEQMLLDRDAPARMRAAARRVGIADGSARLADLVEAQLKEDAQQ from the coding sequence ATGATGCCTGGCCTCGCGAACAAGCTCGGCGCGCGCTGGGCCGCCGCGGTCGCGACGACGTTCCCCTCGACCCCGCTCAAGGGCGCGGTGGTGACCGGACTGCCGCTGCGCGCGCAGATCGGTGAGCTCGCCCCGATCCTGCTGGACGACGACGCCCGCAAGGAGGCGCAGGCCGCGGCGCGCAAGGCGCTCGGCTGGCCCGCGGACGCCTCGGTCCTCCTGGTCACCGGCGGCTCCTCGGGTGCTGCGAGCCTCAACGCTGCGACGGTCGGTGCCGCCGAGCGCCTCACCGCGCACGGCGTCCACGTCATCCACCTCACGGGGATCGGCAAGGCGGACGATGCGCTCCGCGTGAGGGGTGGCATGTCCGCCTCGCACCGCGAGATGTACAAGGTCGAGGAGTATGCGCACGACATGGCGGCGATGCTGTCGGCCGCCGACGCCGTCGTCGCGCGCTCGGGCGCGGGCATGGTGTGCGAGCTCACGGCCCTCGCGATCCCCGCGCTCTATGTGCCGCTGCCGCACGGCAACGGCGAGCAGGGCCTCAACGCCGGTCCCGCGGTCGACGCGGGCGCGGCGACCATGATCCGCGATGCTGACCTCACGCCCGCCTCGATCGAGATGGCGGCGGAGCAAATGCTGCTCGACAGGGACGCGCCGGCGCGCATGCGCGCCGCGGCAAGACGGGTGGGAATCGCCGACGGCTCGGCGAGGCTCGCCGACCTCGTCGAGGCGCAGCTGAAGGAGGACGCGCAGCAGTGA
- a CDS encoding cell division protein SepF: MSAVRKVVQYLGFDVSEHEDYDYSEEELAPVTNLHEVSEARKSAPATGSVRAAHREPSAPQSKSLRRIQTINPRSYNDARLIGEAFRSGVPVIMNLTEMSDADAKRLVDFSAGLSFGLHGSIERVTTSVFLLSPAHVEIGMDNEQQQDQQTFYNQS, from the coding sequence ATGAGCGCGGTGCGCAAGGTTGTTCAGTACCTCGGCTTCGATGTGAGCGAGCACGAGGACTACGACTACTCCGAGGAGGAGCTCGCCCCTGTGACGAACCTTCACGAGGTGTCGGAGGCGCGCAAGAGCGCGCCCGCCACGGGTTCGGTGCGCGCGGCGCACCGCGAGCCGTCGGCGCCGCAGTCGAAGAGCCTGCGACGCATCCAGACGATCAACCCGCGCTCGTACAACGACGCGCGCCTGATCGGCGAGGCGTTCCGCTCTGGAGTCCCGGTCATCATGAACCTCACCGAGATGTCCGACGCGGACGCGAAGCGCCTCGTGGACTTCTCCGCGGGCCTCTCGTTCGGCCTGCACGGCTCGATCGAGCGCGTGACGACGTCGGTCTTCCTGCTCTCTCCGGCGCATGTCGAGATCGGCATGGACAACGAGCAGCAGCAGGACCAGCAGACGTTCTACAACCAGTCCTGA
- the ftsZ gene encoding cell division protein FtsZ encodes MAAPQNYITNIKVVGVGGGGVNAVNRMIDVGLKGAEFIAINTDAQALLMSDADVKLDIGRELTRGLGAGADPEVGRQAADDHEDEITEALKGADMVFVTAGEGGGTGTGGAPVVAKIARGLGALTVGVVTRPFGFEGRRRADQADAGIQRLREEVDTLIVIPNDRLLDISDAQLSVLGAFAAADQVLQGGVQGITDLITTPGLINVDFNDVKSVMQGAGTALMGVASARGESRALEAAEGAISSPLLEASIEGAHGVLLSISGGSNLGIKEVEAAARLVREAAHAEANIIFGTVIDDSLGDELRITVIAAGFDGGAPTYRQHDTAVGGVETKPAAAAVPAEPVSAPIEQSAIPTAIDADAEPEPMTDAIEVKPKVAAAADELDVPDFLR; translated from the coding sequence ATGGCCGCACCGCAGAATTACATCACCAACATCAAGGTCGTCGGCGTCGGCGGCGGCGGCGTCAATGCCGTCAACCGCATGATCGACGTCGGCCTCAAGGGCGCCGAGTTCATCGCGATCAACACTGATGCGCAGGCGCTGCTCATGTCCGACGCGGACGTGAAGCTCGACATCGGTCGCGAGCTCACGCGCGGCCTCGGCGCCGGCGCCGACCCCGAGGTCGGCCGCCAGGCCGCCGACGACCACGAGGATGAGATCACCGAGGCGCTCAAGGGCGCCGACATGGTGTTCGTGACCGCGGGAGAGGGCGGCGGCACCGGCACCGGCGGAGCCCCCGTCGTCGCCAAGATCGCGCGCGGCCTCGGCGCGCTCACCGTCGGCGTCGTGACCCGCCCCTTCGGCTTCGAGGGCCGCCGCCGCGCGGACCAGGCGGACGCCGGCATCCAGCGCCTGCGCGAGGAGGTCGACACCCTCATCGTCATCCCGAACGACCGCCTGCTCGACATCTCGGATGCGCAGCTGAGCGTGCTCGGCGCCTTCGCGGCGGCCGACCAGGTCCTCCAGGGCGGCGTGCAGGGCATCACCGACCTGATCACGACCCCCGGCCTCATCAACGTGGACTTCAACGACGTGAAGTCCGTGATGCAGGGCGCGGGCACGGCTCTCATGGGTGTCGCGTCCGCCCGCGGCGAGAGCCGCGCGCTCGAGGCGGCCGAGGGCGCGATCTCATCGCCCCTCCTCGAGGCCTCGATCGAGGGCGCGCACGGCGTGCTGCTGTCGATCTCGGGCGGCTCGAACCTCGGGATCAAGGAGGTCGAGGCTGCGGCGCGCCTGGTGCGCGAGGCGGCCCACGCGGAGGCCAACATCATCTTCGGCACCGTCATCGACGACTCGCTTGGCGACGAGCTGCGGATCACGGTCATCGCGGCGGGCTTCGACGGCGGTGCGCCGACGTACCGCCAGCACGACACGGCGGTCGGCGGCGTGGAGACCAAGCCCGCGGCCGCCGCGGTGCCCGCAGAGCCCGTGTCCGCGCCGATCGAGCAGTCAGCGATCCCGACCGCGATCGACGCAGACGCCGAGCCCGAGCCGATGACGGACGCGATCGAGGTCAAGCCGAAGGTGGCCGCCGCGGCGGACGAGCTCGACGTTCCCGACTTCCTGCGGTAG